The following are from one region of the Anolis carolinensis isolate JA03-04 unplaced genomic scaffold, rAnoCar3.1.pri scaffold_15, whole genome shotgun sequence genome:
- the faap20 gene encoding Fanconi anemia core complex-associated protein 20 yields the protein MESGGRGRGKLRLKRKRPAEAERPRPSRPRKSFPSPAQGSRSPNCPVLEDVVGLPTFLPKQRSQRNFPATKPETFHAGTQTFPWFPFPLYRRPGAQNPGNETDGGREKHGDENPKEKISETTLPQSHRKESERGSAQGEMENKRENGNNNGNNTQHGTGSVLKLAHSVCVGGEGKTEEIQLEKCPLCQMHFTGNWSQLEIDSHLAQCLSESTDDAW from the exons ATGGAAAGCGGCGGCCGGGGCCGAGGAAAGCTCCGCCTGAAGCGCAAGAGGCCGGCGGAGGCGGAGAGGCCTCG ccCTTCCCGGCCCCGTAAGTCATTCCCAAGCCCGGCCCAAGGCTCACGGAGTCCGAACTGCCCGGTCCTGGAAGACGTGGTCGGCCTCCCCACGTTCCTCCCAAAGCAGAGGTCTCAACGGAACTTCCCGGCCACAAAACCGGAAACATTTCACGCCGGAACGCAAACGTTTCCGTGGTTTCCGTTCCCGCTTTACCGACGGCCAGGTGCCCAAAACCCTGGAAACGAGACAGACGGCGGGAGAGAAAAGCACGGAGACGAGAACCCCAAAGAAAAGATCTCGGAAACGACACTTCCACAAAGTCATCGAAAAGAGTCTGAACGAGGTTCTGCCCAGGGCGAAATGGAAAACAAGcgtgaaaatggaaataataatggaaataatacacAGCATGGCACTGGCTCAGTCTTAAAATTAGCTCATTCTGTTTGTGTCGGTGGAGAAGGAAAAACAGAGGAAATACAACTGGAAAAGTGTCCTCTGTGTCAGATGCACTTCACCGGAAA CTGGTCCCAACTGGAGATTGACAGCCATCTCGCTCAATGTTTATCCGAAAGTACAGACGACGCGTGGTAA